The following proteins are encoded in a genomic region of Solea senegalensis isolate Sse05_10M linkage group LG5, IFAPA_SoseM_1, whole genome shotgun sequence:
- the acacb gene encoding acetyl-CoA carboxylase 2 isoform X3: MEGNNYQTPNLFPYLLKPSMSGLHLVRKGREHRKMDLHRDFTVASPAEFVTRFGGNRVIEKVLIANNGIAAVKCMRSIRRWSYEMFRNERTIRFVVMVTPEDLKANAEYIKMADHYVPVPGGPNNNNYANVELIVDIAKRIPVQAVWAGWGHASENPKLPELLNKAGISFLGPSSKAMWALGDKVASSVVAQSADIPTLPWSGSGLRVDWTEEDQGRGNVISVPPEVYNKGCVLDVDDGLAGAERIGYPVVIKASAGGGGKGIRKVESSEDFPSLFRQVQTEVPGSPIFIMKLAQHARHLEVQILADEYGNAISLFGRDCSIQRRHQKIIEEAPATIASPSTFEQMEWCAVRLAKMVGYVSAGTVEYLFSEDGSFHFLELNPRLQVEHPCTEMIGDVNLPAAQLQIAMGIPLHRIKDIRLLYGESPWGDTIINFETPDCMPNPRGHVIAVRITSENPDEGFKPSSGTVQELNFRSSKNVWGYFSVGATGGLHEFADSQFGHCFSWGENREEAISNMVVAMKELSIRGDFRTTVEYLIKLLETESFRNNDIHTGWLDHLIAEKVQAERPDTMLGIVCGALHVADAAFRKSMSDFLHSLERGQVLPAASLLNSVSVDLIYEGVKYCLKVARQSPTTYVIMMNGSNIEIDVHRLSDGGLLLSYDGSSHTTYMKEEVDRFRITVGNKTCVFEKERDPTVLRSPSAGKLLQYIVEDGGHIDAGEIYAEIEVMKMVMTLTVQQSGCIHFIKRPGAVLETGCVVAHMDLDDPSSIHRVELNTATLPPQQPLPMVGERLHQVFHSVLENLIKVMDGYCLEEPFFSVKLKQWVATLMKTLRDPSLPLLELQEIMTSVAGRIPRSVEKDIRKVIAQYASNITSVLCQFPSQRIANILDCHAATLQRKADREVFFINTQSVVQLVQRYRSGIRGYMKSVVLDLLKRYLQVEMQFQQAHYDKCVVKLREQHKLDMSPVLEFIFSHAQVSKKNVLVTMLIDQLCGRDPTLADELMAILNELTQLSKMENSKVALRARQVLIASHLPSYELRHNQVESIFLSAIDMYGHQFCPENLKKLILSETSIFDVLPNFFYHANQVVCMAALEVYVRRAYIAYELNSIQHHQLRDGSCAVDFQFMLPSSHPNRGSSPTLNRLPLPTHGSGQFNTRQQGSELFLDGALPCQRMGAMVAFQCFDDFRRNFDEVLSSFAEPLMESSPLESCSSLYEETNCKYSKDNPIHIINVSIKSADTEDDNALVTALTAFTQSKRAILFEYGIRRITFLIAQKREFPKFFTFRARDEFQEDRIYRNLEPALAFQLELNRMRNFDLRAVPCANHKMQLYLGAARVQEGAEVTDYRFFIRAIIRHSDLITKEASFEYLKNEGERLLLEAMDELEVAFSNTCVRTDCNHIFLNFVPTVIMDPSKIEESVRSMVMRYGSRLWKLRVLQAELKINIRLTTTGNAIPIRLFLTNESGYYLDISLYKQVTDKSSGQIMFHSYGDKQGPLHGMLINTPYVTKDLLQAKRFQAQTLGTTYVYDFPEMFRQALFKMWGSGDKYPEDVLICTELVLDPQGRLVQMNRLPGDNDVGMVAFRMKMKTPEYPEGRDIIVICNDITHMIGSFGPQEDELFLRASELARAEGIPRIYVAANSGARIGLAEELKHMFQVAWIDPNDLYKGFKYLYLTPQDYTRISSTNAVHCHHVEEGGESRYIITDIIGQDDGLGVENLRGSGTIAGESSQAYQEVITISMVTCRAIGIGAYLVRLGQRVIQVENSHIILTGAGALNKVLGREVYTSNNQLGGVQIMHNNGVTHTTVPDDFEGVFTILQWLSYMPKNKHSSVPIIAVTDPVDREIEFTPTKAPYDPRWMLTGRPHPTVRGAWQSGFFDHGSFMEIMGSWAQTVVVGRARLGGIPLGVIAVETRTVEFTVPADPANLDSESKVLQQAGQVWFPDSAFKTAQAICDFNRERLPLMVFANWRGFSGGMKDMYDQILKFGAYIVDALRGFHQPVLVYIPPHAELRGGSWVVIDPTINPLCMELYADRESRGGVLEAEGTVEIKFRRKDLLKTMRRLDSVYASLVEQLASPELSEKQIKELESKLKAREEYLLPIYHQVAVQFVDLHDTPGRMQEKGVITDILDWKNVRTFFYWRLRRLLLEQVVKCEILQANKDLSDGHMQSMLRRWFVETEGTVKAYLWDNNKTVVEWLEKHLSKEDGTQSAIRENIKYLKRENTLKHIRSLVQANPEVAMDCIIHMSQNITPSQRAKLSHLFTTMDSTSTS; the protein is encoded by the exons ATGGAGGGAAACAACTACCAAACTCCTAACTTGTTCCCATATCTGCTGAA GCCTAGCATGTCTGGTCTTCATTTAGTGAGAAAAGGACGTGAACACAGAAAGATGGATCTGCACAGGGACTTCACTGTGGCCTCACCTGCTGAGTTTGTCACTCGATTCGGTGGCAATCGTGTCATCGAAAAA GTGCTGATAGCAAACAATGGTATCGCTGCAGTCAAATGTATGCGTTCTATCCGACGCTGGTCCTATGAAATGTTCCGCAATGAGAGGACTATTCGTTTCGTGGTCATGGTAACCCCTGAAGACTTGAAAGCTAATGCAG AATACATTAAAATGGCAGACCATTATGTGCCTGTACCTGGTGGGCCAAACAATAACAACTATGCCAACGTAGAGCTTATTGTGGACATCGCAAAAAGAATTCCAGTGCAG GCTGTGTGGGCTGGTTGGGGCCATGCGTCCGAAAATCCCAAACTGCCTGAGCTCCTGAACAAAGCAGGGATATCATTCTTAG GGCCGTCCAGTAAGGCCATGTGGGCTCTTGGGGATAAGGTGGCTTCATCTGTTGTGGCCCAGAGTGCTGACATTCCCACATTACCCTGGAGTGGATCAG GTCTGAGAGTGGACTGGACAGAGGAGGACCAAGGACGAGGCAATGTGATCAGTGTTCCTCCTGAGGTCTACAATAAGGGCTGTGTTCTTGACGTGGATGATGGCCTGGCT GGAGCTGAGAGAATTGGTTATCCAGTTGTAATCAAGGCCTCTGCGGGCGGTGGTGGAAAGGGTATCCGTAAAGTGGAAAGTTCTGAGGATTTTCCCAGTTTATTTAGACAG GTTCAGACAGAAGTACCAGGCTCCCCCATCTTCATCATGAAGCTGGCTCAGCATGCAAGACACCTCGAGGTTCAGATACTGGCCGATGAATATGGAAATGCTATTTCGCTGTTCGGACGGGACTGCTCCATCCAGAGAAGGCACCAGAAGATCATAGAGGAGGCTCCTGCCACCATAGCTTCTCCCTCAACGTTTGAGCAAATGGAATGG TGTGCTGTGCGACTTGCCAAGATGGTGGGTTATGTGAGTGCAGGCACTGTGGAGTATCTCTTCTCCGAAGATGGAAGTTTCCATTTCCTGGAGCTGAATCCTCGGCTGCAGGTTGAACATCCGTGCACAGAGATGATCGGCGACGTAAACCTGCCTGCTGCCCAGCTTCAG ATTGCAATGGGAATCCCGCTTCATAGAATTAAAGACATCCGCTTGCTTTATGGTGAAAGTCCATGGGGCGACACCATCATTAACTTTGAGACTCCAGACTGCATGCCAAATCCAAGAGGGCATGTCATTGCTGTCCGCATCACCAGCGAGAACCCCGATGAG GGTTTCAAACCAAGTTCTGGCACCGTGCAGGAGCTGAACTTCCGCAGCAGTAAAAACGTGTGGGGTTATTTCAGCGTGGGTGCGACTGGTGGCCTGCATGAATTTGCAGACTCTCAGTTTGGACACTGTTTCTCCTGGGGCGAGAACCGCGAAGAGGCCATTTC GAACATGGTGGTGGCTATGAAGGAACTGTCCATCAGAGGTGACTTTAGGACAACGGTTGAATACCTCATCAAGCTACTGGAGACAGAGAGCTTCAGAAACAATGACATTCACACGGGCTGGTTGGATCATCTCATCGCAGAGAAAGTGCAG GCGGAGAGACCAGACACCATGCTGGGCATTGTTTGTGGGGCGTTACATGTCGCCGATGCTGCTTTCAGAAAGAGCATGTCTGACTTCCTCCATTCCCTGGAGAG AGGTCAAGTACTGCCTGCAGCCAGTCTCCTCAACTCTGTCAGTGTGGATCTAATATATGAAGGAGTCAAGTACTGCCTCAAG GTGGCTCGCCAGTCCCCAACAACTTACGTCATCATGATGAACGGGTCAAACATTGAAATAGATGTCCACAGGCTGAGCGATGGGGGCCTCCTGCTGTCCTACGACGGCAGCAGCCACACAACCTACATGAAAGAGGAAGTTGACAG ATTCCGCATCACTGTGGGCAACAAGACGTGCGTATTTGAGAAGGAGAGAGATCCCACTGTGCTGAGATCGCCCTCTGCTGGCAAGCTGCTGCAGTACATTGTTGAGGATGGAGGTCATATTGATGCGGGAGAGATATATGCTGAGATTGAG gtgatgaagatggtgatgacTCTGACTGTACAGCAGTCTGGTTGTATCCACTTCATCAAGAGACCTGGAGCAGTACTGGAGACTGGCTGTGTGGTGGCACATATGGACCTGGATGACCCCAGCAGTATACACCGG GTGGAACTCAACACGGCCACGCTGCCACCTCAGCAGCCGCTGCCCATGGTTGGAGAAAGGCTTCACCAGGTGTTTCACAGTGTGCTTGAAAATCTGATTAAAGTCATGGATGGCTACTGTCTAGAAGAGCCCTTCTTCAGCGTCAAG ctgaaaCAGTGGGTGGCTACTCTGATGAAGACTCTAAGAGACCCCTCCCTGCCTCTGTTGGAACTTCAGGAGATCATGACTAGTGTGGCGGGTCGTATTCCACGTAGTGTTGAGAAAGACATCCGTAAAGTCATCGCTCAGTATGCGAGCAACATCACTTCTGTCCTCTGCCAGTTCCCCAGTCAAAGG ATTGCAAATATTCTAGACTGCCATGCAGCAACTCTGCAAAGGAAGGCTGACCGTGAGGTTTTCTTCATTAACACTCAGAGTGTTGTACAGCTGGTGCAAAG GTACCGCAGTGGAATCCGTGGTTATATGAAGTCTGTGGTTCTTGATCTGCTCAAGCGCTATCTACAAGTAGAGATGCAGTTTCAGCAag CTCACTATGACAAGTGCGTCGTTAAGTTGAGAGAGCAGCACAAACTCGACATGAGTCCCGTGCTGGAGTTCATCTTCTCTCATGCCCAGGTGTCTAAGAAGAACGTGCTGGTCACAATGCTCATA GACCAACTGTGCGGAAGGGATCCCACTCTGGCAGATGAGCTGATGGCCATCCTTAATGAACTCACACAACTCAGCAAGATGGAAAACTCAAAGGTGGCTTTGAGAGCCAGACAG GTCTTGATCGCCTCCCATTTGCCATCATACGAACTGAGACACAACCAGGTGGAGTCGATCTTCCTGTCAGCCATCGACATGTACGGCCACCAGTTCTGTCCAGAGAACTTGAAG AAACTGATTCTCTCTGAAACGTCCATTTTTGACGTTTTGCCCAATTTCTTCTATCACGCCAATCAAGTTGTTTGCATGGCTGCTTTGGAg GTGTATGTGCGCAGAGCATATATCGCCTATGAGCTAAATAGCATCCAGCATCACCAGCTGCGGGATGGATCATGTGCTGTAGACTTCCAGTTCATGTTGCCATCGTCGCATCCAAACAG AGGGAGCAGCCCCACTCTGAACAG ACTTCCTTTGCCAACACATGGATCGGGGCAGTTTAACACAAGGCAACAGGGAAGTGAGCTTTTCCTGGATGGAGCCTTACCCTGCCAGCGTATGGGTGCCATGGTGGCGTTCCAGTGTTTTGATGACTTCAGAAG GAATTTTGATGAAGTTCTTTCTAGCTTTGCAGAACCACTCATGGAGAGTTCTCCATTAGAGTCCTGCTCTAGTCTCTATGAGGAGACGAATTGCAAG TATTCAAAAGACAACCCGATCCACATCATCAACGTGTCCATAAAATCTGCAGACACGGAGGACGACAATGCTTTAGTCACAGCTCTTACTGCCTTCACTCAGTCAAAG aGAGCTATCCTCTTCGAGTACGGAATCAGGAGAATCACATTTTTGATCGCACAGAAG AGAGAATTTCCCAAATTCTTCACTTTCAGAGCAAGAGATGAG TTTCAGGAGGATCGTATTTACCGCAATCTGGAGCCAGCGTTAGCATTTCAGCTGGAGCTCAACCGTATGAGGAACTTTGACCTGAGAGCCGTTCCCTGCGCCAACCACAAGATGCAGCTCTACCTCGGTGCCGCTCGTGTCCAGGAGGGAGCTGAAGTCACAGACTATCGCTTTTTCATCCGAGCCATCATCCGCCACTCAGATCTCATTACAAAG GAAGCCTCTTTTGAGTACCTTAAAAATGAGGGAGAACGTCTCCTCTTGGAGGCCATGGATGAGCTGGAGGTGGCCTTCAGTAACACCTGCGTCCGCACTGACTGCAACCACATCTTCCTCAACTTTGTCCCAACTGTCATCATGGACCCGTCCAAA ATCGAGGAGTCCGTCCGCTCCATGGTGATGCGCTATGGCAGCCGTCTTTGGAAGCTGCGGGTCCTGCAGGCAGAACTGAAGATCAACATTCGCCTGACAACAACAGGAAATGCCATTCCTATCCGTCTGTTTCTCACCAACGAATCTGGCTATTACCTGGACATCAGCCTGTACAAGCAAGTCACTGACAAGAGTTCTGGACAG ATCATGTTCCACTCGTATGGAGACAAGCAGGGTCCTCTGCATGGTATGCTGATTAACACTCCTTATGTGACCAAAGACCTGCTGCAAGCCAAACGCTTCCAGGCTCAGACTTTGGGCACAACATACGTCTACGACTTCCCTGAGATGTTTAGACAG GCACTTTTTAAGATGTGGGGTTCTGGGGATAAATACCCTGAAGACGTGCTGATTTGTACTGAGCTGGTTCTGGACCCGCAAGGTCGGCTGGTGCAGATGAACCGCCTGCCGGGAGACAATGAC GTGGGAATGGTTGCCTTtaggatgaagatgaagactcCGGAGTACCCAGAGGGGAGAGACATCATCGTCATCTGTAATGACATCACTCACATGATTGGCTCGTTCGGTCCTCAGGAGGACGAGCTGTTCCTCAGAGCCTCTGAGCTGGCTCGGGCCGAGGGCATCCCACGCATTTACGTCGCAGCCAACAGTGGAGCTCGCATTGGCCTCGCGGAAGAACTCAAACACATGTTCCAGGTGGCATGGATTGACCCCAATGACCTGTACAAG GGTTTCAAGTATCTTTACCTGACACCTCAGGATTACACACGCATCAGCTCAACCAACGCTGTTCACTGTCACCATGTAGAGGAAGGTGGAGAGTCAAG ATACATCATCACCGACATCATCGGCCAGGATGATGGTCTTGGTGTTGAGAACCTGCGAGGTTCTGGCACCATTGCTGGAGAATCTTCTCAGGCCTATCAGGAGGTTATCACCATCAGTATG GTTACGTGTCGTGCTATTGGTATCGGAGCCTATCTGGTGCGTTTGGGACAGCGAGTCATCCAGGTGGAGAACTCTCACATTATCCTGACTGGAGCAGGTGCTCTGAACAAG GTCCTGGGCAGAGAGGTCTACACGTCCAACAATCAGCTGGGTGGTGTCCAGATCATGCACAATAATGGAGTCACTCACACCACCGTGCCAGATGACTTTGAGGGCGTCTTCACCATCCTCCAGTGGCTCTCCTACATGCCAAAG AACAAACACTCTTCTGTGCCTATTATCGCAGTGACAGATCCAGTTGACAGAGAGATAGAGTTCACTCCCACCAAAGCCCCGTATGACCCTCGCTGGATGCTGACTGGTAGACCTCACCCCA CAGTGAGAGGCGCTTGGCAGAGTGGATTCTTTGACCACGGCTCTTTCATGGAGATCATGGGGTCTTGGGCTCAGACGGTGGTTGTGGGAAGAGCAAG GTTAGGAGGAATTCCCCTTGGTGTCATTGCCGTTGAAACTCGCACAGTTGAGTTCACTGTCCCAGCCGATCCAGCCAACCTGGACTCCGAATCtaaa GTTCTACAGCAGGCCGGCCAGGTGTGGTTTCCAGACTCCGCCTTTAAAACAGCGCAGGCCATCTGTGACTTCAACCGCGAACGTCTGCCTCTCATGGTGTTTGCCAACTGGAGGGGCTTCTCTGGAGGAATGAAGG ATATGTATGACCAGATATTAAAGTTTGGAGCCTATATTGTGGATGCTTTGCGTGGTTTCCATCAGCCGGTGCTGGTGTACATCCCACCACATGCTGAGCTGAGGGGAGGGTCTTGGGTGGTGATTGACCCCACCATCAACCCACTGTGTATGGAGCTCTATGCTGACAGGGAGAGCAG AGGGGGAGTGCTCGAGGCCGAGGGTACAGTGGAGATCAAATTCAGGAGGAAAGATCTGCTGAAGACCATGAGAAGACTAGATTCAGTCTACGCTAGTCTGGTTGAGCAACTCG CTTCTCCAGAGCTTTCTGAAAAACAGATCAAAGAGCTGGAGTCAAAGCTCAAAGCGAGGGAAGAATACCTGTTGCCCATctaccaccaggtggcagtgCAGTTTGTGGACCTCCATGACACCCCAGGGAGGATGCAGGAGAAAGGTGTCATCACT GATATTTTGGATTGGAAGAATGTGCGGACCTTCTTTTACTGGCGTCTGCGTCGCCTCCTGCTGGAGCAGGTCGTGAAATGTGAGATTCTGCAGGCCAACAAGGACCTCAGTGACGGACACATGCAGTCCATGCTGCGGCGCTGGTTTGTTGAAACGGAGGGAACAGTCAAG GCTTACCTTTGGGATAACAATAAAACCGTGGTCGAGTGGCTCGAGAAGCATTTGTCCAAGGAGGACGGCACTCAGTCGGCAATCCGAGAGAACATCAAGTActtgaaaagagaaaacactttgaaacaCATCCGCag TCTGGTGCAGGCAAACCCTGAAGTAGCCATGGACTGCATCATCCACATGAGCCAGAACATCACTCCGTCCCAGAGGGCCAAGCTCTCGCATCTCTTCACAACTATGGACAGCACCAGCACCAGTTAA